The DNA segment TCGTTGAGCTGGTAAATCCATTTCTGTGCATTTAGCCTCAGGAAATAATTTCATAGAAGAAATGCATCCTATATGCTCAGGGGTTGTTTCCCTGTCACCTGTGAGAGTGGAACCCTGGACGCCTGTTCAGTAGCGGTGGAGGGTGATTATGCTCATAGTGCGACATTGTGAGGCAGCTGTTGAATATTATCATTATGAAGcttatttaatgaaaatgtttatgatgGAATCTTcagtaaaatacaaaacacaagtATGTGCCCAGTATGACTAATATATGTATAAGATATTTGCAGATATTTGGACTAGGAGGAAGGGTATACAAAATTataggtgattttattttcttccatttaatttaatattgatattttatctttccagttaaaaattaaaaaaaaatatgtttgccTAACATTTCAGATCAGTGAGAAAAGGTGACGAGTGGTTAGGCCTGGTGTGTTTACCCGTCCCCACCGCAGCTGTTCTTGTGGTAGGGATGATTTTCTATCGCCATCATCATCAGGGTGAGACCTGCAAACAGAAAAATAGTTTCTGTGTGTATTTAAGAACGTGAATagacatattttaattcttttcacgTTTTCATATCAAATCTAAACACTGGTGATAACCTGATTTTGGAATTAGAATTACTATTTTAGTCATTATTAGCCTTACAGTTtgctaaaagaaaggaaatgatgatTATGGTGATACTGTGTTAATAATAGGGACCAAGAAACACTTTTCTTATGGCATCtcatgaaagaatatattttacacGTAAATAAACCAATCACCCCAGTGTCTGAATAAAtttcaaatggatcaaagattttaaagttttgtttgttttttgtttgttttttaaggaacaaTAAAGTAAAGgcaccaaaggaaacaaaaatgtcagCACAATATTAGGTCACGTGCGGAATGCCTACCCAGGGTGAGGACACAGGTGCTGCACCCGGAGAGAGAATGTACGGCTTGCCGTACCACAAACTGGGTCTGTGAATCCCCTGCACCCCTGACCTGGGGCTCTGCCTGAGGGACAGTGGTCCGGGGTATAGCCAGTAACTCTAAGGCGACCCCTCTTCCGTGGCCAGGAGTGGGTGTGATagggcagcaggcagggaaggGCCCCAGAGGGAGGCCCGGCTCCTGTGGCAGCcagacaccccaccccccacttcatACACTGCAGCTGACTTTGGCCTCTGGGCCTGACTTGGGAGAGGCAGAGGCGGCGTCTTGTTCTCATATGTGGGAAggctatgaaaagaaaaacccttgTTGGcccaaacatttaaacaagaattACACTAGGATGTTTTGTTCTCACTCTGACATGGTCAGAATTAATTTGGAGATCCAAAAGAGGattattttgttgttactgttgctTGGTTTTTGAATCTGAGTTACTTAATACAAGAATACagagggaaatacaaaacaaaacacatggcTTCAGTCTATCAAATGGTATTGGAACGTCCCCAGGTCATTCTTCAGGCCACTGCTTTGTTGGTGTTTGGGGGGCTCGGCACTCAAGCTGTGGTGAACTTCTTGAGAAAAGGCCCCGATGATAGAACGCAAGCTGCGGGGCACATCTGGGTATCTGGAAGGACACAGGCAGAGGTTAAAAGatcataatcattttttttcttcctccttaggTTTAATAGGAAAAACTTGCTTTCTGCAAACAACTGAAAAAACTGTCCTTGGAAACTGTTTCTTTGGCCCACATGGAGCAGCTGGAACTTATACTGTGAGGCCCTTGATGGGACAAGCTCTCACCCCCTGATCGGCCAGAGTGATTGTCACCATGGCCAGCAAGAGGAAATCCACCACCCCATGCATGATCCCCGTGAAGACCGTGGTGCTGCAGGATGCCAGTGTGGAGGCCCAGCCCGCTGAGGCTTTACCCGAAGGACCCCAGCAGGAGCTGCCCCCTGAAGTGCCTGCCAGCAGCAGCGAGGCTGCCCAGACGTCCGGCAGTACCGATGGCACCGCCCTGGCCAACGGGCACCGGAGCACTTTGGACGGCTATTCGTATTCCTGCAAATACTGTGATTTCAGATCCCAGGATATAACCCAATTTGTGGGACATATGAACTCAGAGCACACAGACTTTAATAAGGATCCAACTTTTGTATGCACTGAATGCAATTTTCTGGCAAAAACTCCTGAGGGGCTTTCTCTGCACAATGCCAAGTGTCACTCGGGGGAAGCCAGCTTTGTGTGGAATGTGGCCAAGCCAGACAATCATGTAGTCGTGGAGCAGAGTGTCCCCGAGAGCACCTGCACTCCCGATCTGTCGAGCGAGCCCAATGCCGAAGGGACCGACGGACAGGCCGAAATCATCATTACCAAAACTCCAATCATGAAGATAATGAAAGGCAAAGCTGAAGCCAAAAAAATTCATACACTCAAGGAAAACATCCCCAGTCAGCCTGTGGGTGACACGGCCTTATCAAACCCATCAGCCGGGGAGACGGAGGTGAAGGAGGGGGACCACCCCTTCGTCAATGGGGCGGTTCCAGTCAGTCAGCCGGCCTCCACCTCGGCAAAAGGGCCGCATGCGGCCAACGGGCCTCTGCTGGGAGCGGTGCCGGTTCTGCCAGCCGGCATAGCGCAGTTCCTCCCCCTGCAGCAGCCGCCCCCCGTGCACGCCCAGCACCACGGCCACCAGCCGCTACCCACGTCCAAGTCCCTCCCCAAGGTGATGATCCCCCTGAGCAGCATTCCCACCTACAACGCAGCCATGGACTCCAACAGCTTTCTGAAGAACTCGTTCCACAAGTTCCCCTACCCAACCAAAGCTGAGCTTTGCTATTTGACTGTGGTCACCAAGTACCCAGAAGAACAGCTCAAGATCTGGTTCACAGCGCAGAGGCTGAAGCAGGGCATCAGCTGGTCCCCCGAGGAGATTGAGGACGCCCggaaaaagatgttcaatacTGTCATTCAGTCCGTACCCCAGCCCACGATCACCGTCCTCAACACGCCCCTGGTCGCCAATGCTGGCGGCGTCCAGCACCTCATCCAGGCCGCCCTCCCAGGCCACGTGGTGGGGCAGCCGGAGGGCACGGCGGGAGGCCTGCTCGTCACTCAGCCGCTGATGGCCAATGGGCTGCAGGCGCCCAGCTCGTCCCTGACGCCCGCCGTCACGTCGGTGCCCAAGCCGCCCGCCGTGGCGCCGGTGAACACCGTGTGCGCCAACACCGCGTCAGCGGTGAAGGTGGTCAACGCGGCGCAGTCGCTGCTCACGGCGTGCCCCAGCATCACCTCCCAGGCCTTCCTCGACGCCAGCATCTACAAGAACAAGAAGTCTCACGAACAGCTGTCCGCCCTGAAAGGAAGCTTCTGTCGGAACCAGTTCCCGGGGCAGAGCGAGGTGGAGCATCTGACCAAAGTGACTGGTCTCAGCACCAGGGAGGTGCGCAAGTGGTTCAGCGACCGCAGGTACCACTGCCGGAACCTGAAGGGCTCCAGGGCCGTGCTGCCCGGCGACCCCGGCGCCATCGTCCTCGACCCCGGGCCCGAGGCACCCTTCTCCCCGTCATCGTCCACCAAGGCCCCCGAGGGGCCCTGCGTGCCGCCAGCTGCCGCCCTGGCCGCCCCGCCATCTGCCAGACGCCAGGCCTGGCACCAGACCCCCGACTTCACGCCCACCAAGTACAAGGAGCGAGCCCCCGAGCAGCTCAGAGCCCTGGAGAGCAGTTTTGCACAAAACCCCCTCCCTCCCGATGAGGAGCTGGACCGCCTGAGGACTGAAA comes from the Ailuropoda melanoleuca isolate Jingjing chromosome 13, ASM200744v2, whole genome shotgun sequence genome and includes:
- the ZHX3 gene encoding zinc fingers and homeoboxes protein 3 isoform X2, whose protein sequence is MASKRKSTTPCMIPVKTVVLQDASVEAQPAEALPEGPQQELPPEVPASSSEAAQTSGSTDGTALANGHRSTLDGYSYSCKYCDFRSQDITQFVGHMNSEHTDFNKDPTFVCTECNFLAKTPEGLSLHNAKCHSGEASFVWNVAKPDNHVVVEQSVPESTCTPDLSSEPNAEGTDGQAEIIITKTPIMKIMKGKAEAKKIHTLKENIPSQPVGDTALSNPSAGETEVKEGDHPFVNGAVPVSQPASTSAKGPHAANGPLLGAVPVLPAGIAQFLPLQQPPPVHAQHHGHQPLPTSKSLPKVMIPLSSIPTYNAAMDSNSFLKNSFHKFPYPTKAELCYLTVVTKYPEEQLKIWFTAQRLKQGISWSPEEIEDARKKMFNTVIQSVPQPTITVLNTPLVANAGGVQHLIQAALPGHVVGQPEGTAGGLLVTQPLMANGLQAPSSSLTPAVTSVPKPPAVAPVNTVCANTASAVKVVNAAQSLLTACPSITSQAFLDASIYKNKKSHEQLSALKGSFCRNQFPGQSEVEHLTKVTGLSTREVRKWFSDRRYHCRNLKGSRAVLPGDPGAIVLDPGPEAPFSPSSSTKAPEGPCVPPAAALAAPPSARRQAWHQTPDFTPTKYKERAPEQLRALESSFAQNPLPPDEELDRLRTETKMTRREIDSWFSERRKRVSAEDPKGADEGAAPEEAAAAEDEATEDELAVDLRVPGEDGALEGLGGHALAERKVSPIKINLKNLRVTEANGRSELPGPGACEPEDDGPGKPAEQPPGKASCKKTAQQRHLLRQLFVQTRWPSTQDYDAIMVQTGLPRPEVVRWFGDSRYALKNGQLKWYEDYKRGNFPPGLLVVTPGNRELLQDYYLAHRTLREEDLQSLCDKTQMSPQQVKQWFAEKMGEETRAVADTGGEDQGAGEPAVVHKGTGDAYSEVLENKTD
- the ZHX3 gene encoding zinc fingers and homeoboxes protein 3 isoform X1, producing MASKRKSTTPCMIPVKTVVLQDASVEAQPAEALPEGPQQELPPEVPASSSEAAQTSGSTDGTALANGHRSTLDGYSYSCKYCDFRSQDITQFVGHMNSEHTDFNKDPTFVCTECNFLAKTPEGLSLHNAKCHSGEASFVWNVAKPDNHVVVEQSVPESTCTPDLSSEPNAEGTDGQAEIIITKTPIMKIMKGKAEAKKIHTLKENIPSQPVGDTALSNPSAGETEVKEGDHPFVNGAVPVSQPASTSAKGPHAANGPLLGAVPVLPAGIAQFLPLQQPPPVHAQHHGHQPLPTSKSLPKVMIPLSSIPTYNAAMDSNSFLKNSFHKFPYPTKAELCYLTVVTKYPEEQLKIWFTAQRLKQGISWSPEEIEDARKKMFNTVIQSVPQPTITVLNTPLVANAGGVQHLIQAALPGHVVGQPEGTAGGLLVTQPLMANGLQAPSSSLTPAVTSVPKPPAVAPVNTVCANTASAVKVVNAAQSLLTACPSITSQAFLDASIYKNKKSHEQLSALKGSFCRNQFPGQSEVEHLTKVTGLSTREVRKWFSDRRYHCRNLKGSRAVLPGDPGAIVLDPGPEAPFSPSSSTKAPEGPCVPPAAALAAPPSARRQAWHQTPDFTPTKYKERAPEQLRALESSFAQNPLPPDEELDRLRTETKMTRREIDSWFSERRKRVSAEDPKGADEGAAPEEAAAAEDEATEDELAVDLRVPGEDGALEGLGGHALAERKVSPIKINLKNLRVTEANGRSELPGPGACEPEDDGPGKPAEQPPGKASCKKTAQQRHLLRQLFVQTRWPSTQDYDAIMVQTGLPRPEVVRWFGDSRYALKNGQLKWYEDYKRGNFPPGLLVVTPGNRELLQDYYLAHRTLREEDLQSLCDKTQMSPQQVKQWFAEKMGEETRAVADTGGEDQGAGEPAVVHKGTGDAYSEVLENSESWEPGAPEAGSEPFDAPSPQAGLQLETD